One region of Mugil cephalus isolate CIBA_MC_2020 chromosome 17, CIBA_Mcephalus_1.1, whole genome shotgun sequence genomic DNA includes:
- the LOC125023809 gene encoding LOW QUALITY PROTEIN: inositol-3-phosphate synthase 1-A-like (The sequence of the model RefSeq protein was modified relative to this genomic sequence to represent the inferred CDS: deleted 1 base in 1 codon): MILSEWLYSKRRVCDIMTHSVTDTSRCLLCFLQAGAKVSPSTLFAVASIQEGCAYINGSPQNTFVPGAIELAMQNGVFIGGDDFKSGQTKIKSVLVDFLVSAGIKPTSIVSYNHLGNNDGKNLSAPQQFRSKEISKSNVVDDMVQSNPILYKPGEKPDHCVVIKYVPYVGDSKRAMDEYTSEIMMGGTNTIALHNTCEDSLLASPIILDLVILTELCQRVTVKPQGEDFQSFHSVLALLSFLCKAPLVPSGTPVINAFFRQRSCIENVMRACLGLPPQNHMMLEHKLQRNFLPQPAAFISDDVASLKKVPALTNGSHRPLTNGIYAHADDAARAL, from the exons ATGATCCTCAGCGAGTGGCTGTATTCAAAGAGAAGGGTT TGTGATATAATGACCCACTCAGTGACGGACACT TCTCGTTGCCTACTTTGCTTTCTTCAGGCTGGAGCCAAGGTGTCTCCCTCCACTCTGTTTGCAGTGGCCAGTATACAGGAGGGCTGCGCATACATCAACGGCTCCCCACAGAACACCTTTGTGCCGGGGGCTATAGAGCTGGCCATGCAGAATGGCGTGTTCATCGGCGGCGACGACTTCAAGTCCGGTCAAACTAAGATCAAGTCGGTGCTGGTGGACTTTCTGGTCAGCGCAGGTATCAAG CCGACCTCCATTGTCAGCTACAACCACCTCGGCAACAACGACGGGAAAAACCTCTCGGCCCCGCAGCAGTTCCGCTCCAAAGAGATCTCCAAGAGCAACGTGGTGGACGACATGGTCCAGTCCAACCCCATACTGTACAAGCCTGGAGAGAAACCTGACCACTGT GTGGTGATTAAGTATGTTCCTTATGTGGGCGACAGCAAGCGTGCAATGGATGAGTACACTTCTGAAATAATGATGGGAGGCACCAATACTATCGCACTGCACAACACCTGTGAG GACTCTCTACTAGCCAGCCCGATCATCCTGGACCTTGTCATCCTGACGGAGCTTTGCCAGCGCGTGACCGTCAAGCCCCAGGGGGAGGACTTCCAGTCCTTCCACAGCGTCTTGGcgcttctctccttcctctgcaaAGCCCCGCTGGTCCCATCAGGGACTCCGGTCATCAACGCCTTCTTCCGCCAGAGGTCCTGCATAGAGAACGTCATGAG AGCGTGCCTTGGCCTTCCCCCTCAGAACCACATGATGCTGGAGCACAAGCTGCAGAGGAACTTCCTGCCTCAACCTGCAGCCTTCATCTCGGACGACGTAGCCTCTTTGAAAAAGGTTCCCGCCCTTACCAACGGGAGTCACAGACCGCTAACAAATGGCATATACGCACATGCGGACGATGCAGCTCGTGCATTATGA